The sequence CTGCGATACGAGGGAAACAAGGCGCGCGACTGTCGTGTCGGCCGAGAATCGGCGAGGGGGAAGGGGGGCGGGGGACGAGGGGAGCGGACGCGGGACGAGACGGAGTTGGGTGATGGGCAAGCCCGCGGCTTTGGCCGCGCGGGCGTCGAGTTCAGGCAGGCGGACCAGCCGCAAGCGGTCGTTCTCCCAGAGCACGCAGCCCGGGATCCGAGGACCAGGATGGGAGTCCACCACCAAGTCACCAAGACACAAAGAGGACGAGGCTGGGCCGCGAGTCGGCAGTGTGCAGTCTGCAGGTTGCAGTGGCGGAACCGGGCCTTGGCGTCCTTGGCGGCTGCATTCCGGTTCCGGGTTCGGGGCCGAGTTCGCGCCGAGGCCGACTTTGGGGACGAAGAAGTAGTCGCCCGGAGACAGCTCAGCGTCCAGTACTTCCACCTGCCAGCCTTGGGATTGAAGGGAGGCGAGCTGGTCTTCGGAGAGCGGCAGGATGATGCAGGTGCCGAGGTCCTTGTACACAGGCAGTTTCTCAGCGAGGAACGCGGTCCGTTCAACCGGCTGGAGATCGAGCCTTGCCAGGTACGACGCGGGCAAAAGCGCTTTGAGCAGCAGCAGGATGGCGGCAGTTTTGACCATTCCCGGCTACCTTACACCGAACTCGGCCGTGACGGTAACCGTAACGTCTTTCTGGCGAGTCGAGGTATTGTAGATGCCGTAGTCCGAGACCTCGGTTGAGTAGGGCTCGGTAATCTGGAAGATGCCGGCCCTGGCCGAGCGCATCGCGCCGATACCAGAGCCGGAGTTCTTCGCGATCTCGACCGCCCGCTCCCTGGCATCGCGGGTCGCCTCGGCCAGGAGTTCCTTCTTGATGTCGGGCAGCTTCGAGAAGTAGTATTCAAGCGTGGACGACTGGAGCGCGACACCCTTCTGGAACATCTCGTTCGGATTGAGCGCCAGCTTCTCGACTGCTCCGACGTCCGAAGAGATGACGTAGACGCTCTGGTTGAAGCTGTACCCGGTATTGTTGCCGTTGTTGTCGAACGTCGGGTTCCGGTTGATTGGTTGTACCGAGATTTCCTTCTCGTTGATGCCGGCCGCCTTCAATTCAGCCATCAGGCCATCGAAGGTCCGGCGCGTGTCGGCATAGCCGGCACTCACGTCTCCGAGTCCGGTGTTCCGCCCGACCGATATCCGCCACTTGACGATGTCGGACTCGTACCGTTTGGTGGCCGCGCCGACCACGCGGATGGTGTTGTCCTGAGATCGGCTGCGGTAGAAGTAGTTTCCGAATACTGCGGCACCAACGACGAAGCTGATGCCGAGGATGATGGCAATCATGGTACGCATGGGAGAATATACCGACTGGGAAAGAGAGAGTAAAGGCCGCGAGTGCCCGGAGGCGAGAGCGCCAGGTCAGGAGCAGTCTTTCCTCACCGGGACGTACAACGATTGACGAGAAGCCGGAACTGACTATAATCCCGCGAATGGGTGGAACTACCGCCGCCGGCAACGATCCTCTAGCCCTGCTGTTGATTGTCGTAGTTGTGGTTCTGGCCGCCGTCGTTATCGGCCTGGCCATCCGTCGGCAGCGCCCCGGACTCAAGCGGTGGATGAGGAGGGCGCTGATCAGCAAGAGGCTGGACGTGGTAGTGCGCGACCTTGACCGGATGGCTGAGCACCTCTACGGTCTCACTGAGGGTGGTCCCGGGGCCTGGCAGAGGTTCGACCACGGCATGGCGGCTATGGCAGCGTGCCAATGGGGTGAGGCGGTCGAGCACCTCCAGAAGGCGCAGGAGCATGCAGGCGAGGCGCAACTCGTCTCCGTCCTCAATCAGGTGGGAGTGTGTCATTTCACCGAGGGACGTTTCAGCGATGCGCTGAGGTACTTCCAGGAGTCTGTCCGCCTTGCCGAACACCAGCAGGACCGGTCTGGACAGGCCGCGGCCTTGAATAACATGGCAGTTATCCACCACGTGCGTGGGGAGTTCGACCTGGCGCTGAGGCACCTGAAGCAGGCGCGGGTCCTGTACCACGAACCGGGCAGGGAGGCGGCTGAGGCGCTCATACTCAACAACACCGGGAACGTCCTGCGCGAGAAGGGCAAATTCAGCGCCGCGCTGAGTACGCAGGAAGAGGCGTTGGCGATGGCCCGCCACGCCCGGGACGAGCAGGGCGTGGCATGTGCCCTGGGCGGCCTTGGCAGCGTCCTGCGGGATCGAGGCGAGTTTGAGATGTCTCTGGAACGCTATGCGGAAGCGATTGAGACGGCCCGCAGCAGTAACTTCAGGCTGGGCATGGCGGCCTGGCTCGCGGATACAGGCTGCCTCTACCGCAACAAGGGCGAACTCGACCGGGCCCTCAAGTCCCACGAATCTGCGCTGGCGCTGGCGCAGGAGACAGGCTATCGACTGGGCGTGGTGACGGAATTCTGCAACATCGGGCTCATTCTGGCGAGCAAGGGGACGTACGAGCGCGCTGTGCCGTATCTGGCCGAGTCATTGAGGTTCTTCGTGACTGCCGGGGTGGCGAACGGTCCGCGCCAGGCGCTCTACGGACTATCCAGGAGCGAGGATTCGCTGGGTCGAGAGCGGATGCAGGCGCTACTCAGCAGAGCCGGGCTGGCGGCTGAGGCAGTTGCCGATACGCTGGCCCGGATAGACAAGATTCGCTCCCGACGCCCATGGAAGCTCGGGAAGTACAGACACCCATTTGCTCCGGCGCGCCGAGAAGCGCATCCCGAGTAGGCCCTCCCAGAAGACGCGGCGGCCACCTCCGACCTCGAACTTCCAGTCCCTGCGTGATGCTCTCCCCGCGGGGCAAGGTGGCAGTCAAGCGTCGCTTGACAGCCGGGAGGCGGGGGGTAACATACGAGTAGCGTAAGCACCCCCACTGACGTGGCATTGCGGCCGCGCGGTGAGATACCCGACCATTTGTCCAGCGTGCGACGGCGCGGTGCCAACAAGGCTGGGTCGGGTCAACACACATCTACCACCTGACAACAGAGAGGCAGTAGTGCCGCGGTCGTCGTGGCCGGCTTTGTGCTTAGGCGAGCCCGTCTGAGATGCCGGCAATCAGCAAGGACGATGGCCGTCGAGAGTCGGGCACAGGCAGGAAGCGTGGAAGGTGCCCGGCGGCTGTTGATACGCTTCGGGTCCGCTCTCTTGGGTGGAAGGCGGATTCCTCTGAAATACCCCGAGTCCGAAAGGCAGAGATGCACCTGCCCGGGCAGAGGCAGCGGCGAGAGCCGCGCCCGTGACAGGAAGAAAAGGAGACAGCAACATGAAGCAAGCCAAGTGGTTGCTGCTTGCGGTGCTGGGAATCCTCATGGTTCTCCCTGGATGCAGGTCCACGGATCCGGTGACGAATCCGGACGTCCGTGTCGCAACCTATACCCAGACAATCGGGACGTGGCCGCTGATGACAGGTGGCAAGCAGCCACAAACACAAATCGGCGATGTCACCATGTACTGGCAGTATGACTACTTCGACCCCAACCTTGACCCGGGCTCAAACGGCAACGGTCAGTTCGTCAACCTGGAGCTGGGT is a genomic window of candidate division WOR-3 bacterium containing:
- a CDS encoding SIMPL domain-containing protein, yielding MRTMIAIILGISFVVGAAVFGNYFYRSRSQDNTIRVVGAATKRYESDIVKWRISVGRNTGLGDVSAGYADTRRTFDGLMAELKAAGINEKEISVQPINRNPTFDNNGNNTGYSFNQSVYVISSDVGAVEKLALNPNEMFQKGVALQSSTLEYYFSKLPDIKKELLAEATRDARERAVEIAKNSGSGIGAMRSARAGIFQITEPYSTEVSDYGIYNTSTRQKDVTVTVTAEFGVR
- a CDS encoding tetratricopeptide repeat protein, with protein sequence MGGTTAAGNDPLALLLIVVVVVLAAVVIGLAIRRQRPGLKRWMRRALISKRLDVVVRDLDRMAEHLYGLTEGGPGAWQRFDHGMAAMAACQWGEAVEHLQKAQEHAGEAQLVSVLNQVGVCHFTEGRFSDALRYFQESVRLAEHQQDRSGQAAALNNMAVIHHVRGEFDLALRHLKQARVLYHEPGREAAEALILNNTGNVLREKGKFSAALSTQEEALAMARHARDEQGVACALGGLGSVLRDRGEFEMSLERYAEAIETARSSNFRLGMAAWLADTGCLYRNKGELDRALKSHESALALAQETGYRLGVVTEFCNIGLILASKGTYERAVPYLAESLRFFVTAGVANGPRQALYGLSRSEDSLGRERMQALLSRAGLAAEAVADTLARIDKIRSRRPWKLGKYRHPFAPARREAHPE